A genomic region of Gossypium hirsutum isolate 1008001.06 chromosome D01, Gossypium_hirsutum_v2.1, whole genome shotgun sequence contains the following coding sequences:
- the LOC107920953 gene encoding L-ascorbate oxidase homolog, protein MQLHLAVVLLCATAGLFAIAGAEDPYRFFDWNVTFGDIYPLGVRQTGILINGQFPGPDIHSVTNDNLIINVHNSLNEPFLISWSGIQQRRNSYEDGVYGTTCPIPPGKNFTYILQVKDQIGSFFYFPSLAFHKAAGGFGGIRILSRPRIPVPFPDPAGDYTVLIGDWYKSNHTNLKARLDRGKKLPFPDGILINGRGPGGASFNVEQGKTYRLRISNVGLQNSLNFRIQNHRLTLVEVEGTHTLQTTYSSIDLHLGQSCSVLFKADQPAKDYYIAVSTRFTSRVLTSTAILRYSNSAGPVSGPPPGGPTIQIDWSLNQARSIRTNLTASGPRPNPQGSYHYGLINTTRTIRLANSAGQVNGKQRYAVNSVSFVPADTPLKLADYFKIGGVFHVGSISDNPYGGKIYLDTSVMQADYRAFIEIVFQNNENIVQSWHLDGYSFFVVGMDGGQWTTASRREYNLRDAVSRCTTQVYPKSWTAIYVALDNVGMWNLRSEFWARQYLGQQFYLRVYTTSTSLRDEYPIPKNALLCGRASGRHTRPL, encoded by the exons ATGCAGCTTCATTTGGCGGTGGTATTGCTTTGTGCCACAGCTGGTCTTTTTGCCATTGCCGGTGCTGAAGATCCCTACAGATTCTTCGACTGGAATGTTACCTTTGGTGACATTTATCCTCTTGGAGTTCGCCAAACG GGTATTCTTATCAATGGTCAATTCCCGGGCCCTGACATTCACTCTGTTACCAACGACAATCTCATTATCAACGTCCATAACAGTTTAAACGAGCCTTTTCTTATTTCCTG GAGTGGAATCCAACAGAGGAGGAATTCTTATGAAGATGGTGTATATGGAACAACCTGTCCTATTCCACCAGGAAAGAACTTCACATACATTCTTCAGGTCAAGGATCAAATAGGAAGTTTCTTTTACTTCCCCTCTCTTGCATTCCATAAGGCTGCTGGTGGTTTTGGAGGGATCAGGATCCTCAGCCGACCTCGGATCCCGGTTCCCTTCCCGGATCCTGCTGGAGATTACACTGTTCTTATTGGAGATTGGTACAAGTCCAATCACACG AATTTGAAAGCTCGTCTGGATCGTGGTAAGAAGCTGCCTTTCCCTGATGGAATCCTTATAAACGGTCGAGGACCTGGCGGTGCCTCCTTCAACGTTGAACAGG GGAAAACCTACAGGCTTCGGATATCAAATGTTGGATTGCAGAATTCTCTCAATTTCCGCATCCAAAACCATCGGTTGACGTTGGTAGAAGTTGAGGGAACCCACACTTTGCAAACTACCTACTCTTCAATAGACCTTCACCTTGGCCAATCATGTTCAGTTTTATTTAAAGCTGATCAGCCTGCAAAAGATTATTACATTGCGGTCTCCACTCGCTTCACCAGCCGGGTCCTCACCTCTACAGCAATTCTCCGATATAGCAATTCCGCTGGCCCTGTCTCTGGTCCTCCTCCTGGTGGACCAACTATCCAAATTGACTGGTCCTTGAACCAGGCCCGCTCTATCAG GACTAACCTTACAGCAAGTGGACCAAGGCCTAACCCACAGGGTTCATATCACTACGGTCTCATTAACACAACCAGAACCATCAGGCTTGCGAATTCCGCCGGGCAAGTTAACGGCAAGCAAAGATATGCAGTAAACAGTGTTTCATTTGTTCCAGCAGACACACCTCTGAAACTTGCTGACTATTTCAAAATCGGAGGAGTTTTTCATGTAGGAAGTATATCTGATAATCCTTATGGCGGAAAGATATACCTTGATACTTCAGTAATGCAAGCTGACTACAGGGCTTTCATTGAGATAGTGTTTCAGAATAATGAGAACATTGTACAGAGTTGGCATCTTGATGGCTACTCTTTCTTTGTTGTTGG TATGGATGGAGGGCAATGGACAACAGCTAGTAGGAGGGAATACAATCTCCGTGACGCGGTTTCTCGATGTACCACTCAG GTGTATCCCAAGTCATGGACTGCCATTTATGTGGCACTTGACAACGTAGGAATGTGGAACTTAAGGTCCGAGTTTTGGGCAAGACAGTATCTGGGACAACAGTTTTATTTGCGAGTATACACCACCTCAACTTCGCTAAGGGATGAATATCCGATCCCTAAGAATGCACTACTCTGCGGTAGGGCAAGTGGCCGACACACCCGACCCCTCTAA